Proteins co-encoded in one Kribbella solani genomic window:
- the dhaM gene encoding dihydroxyacetone kinase phosphoryl donor subunit DhaM yields MIGIVLVSHSRALADAAVGLAAEMVAEDRRPVIAVAAGLDATTFGTDAMAVSEAITTADSPDGVLVLLDLGSAVLSAEMALEFLDPSVVEHVRLTSAPLVEGLVAAVVTASTGASLDTVATEARRGLAGKQDHLGDAVVAESAPAGAADRSVDVVVGNEHGLHARPAARLVGLVNAYDATVVLTDLDTGRGPVDAGSLSMVATLNAQQGHRLRVGASGAQAAEVLAAIEALAAENFGDEPVRKVPAAGGSGLDIAIGTAVVAGAEVDLGDYVAGDNEVERIDDAVRAAGDELRGMLDGEHRGIFAAHLALLNDRTLLGEVRAAIEDGVSAPVAWKQTFDRLAGTFEQLEDAYQRERAQDVRAVRDRVLRVLAGAVRPARPPQTGSGRETAWFGWVGLPEPVWEAGAAGSADAGEVAGAILVVGELDAATAASLEVARVAGVAVRAAGTTGHGVIVARSRGIPLITGIGDIDVPAGATVAFDARTGTFDLSPDADAVRARIAERKDERRLAVEEADRPATTRDGTTIDVLVNVGAVPDAIDVRGANGSGLVRTEVLFGDRRTPPTVDEQVEAYRAIADALGNKPITIRTWDIGGDKPLPFLPQAKEANPFLGERGLRVFRRRPELLRDQLEAIRRTAAETPVHVMFPMVTTADEVAWALAELGPRDALEVGIMVEVPAAALRVASLARELDFVSIGTNDLTQYTTAADRTNTSVAALADGLDPAVLQLIDHVVRTAGVRVAVCGDLASDPQSAVLLAALGVTELSAVGPQVPLVKARLRQADLSQVDTAAVLAARDADQVRGLL; encoded by the coding sequence ATGATCGGGATCGTGCTGGTGTCGCACAGCCGCGCCCTGGCCGACGCGGCCGTCGGCCTGGCCGCCGAGATGGTTGCCGAGGACAGGCGCCCGGTGATCGCGGTGGCGGCGGGGCTGGACGCGACCACGTTCGGGACCGACGCGATGGCGGTGTCGGAAGCGATCACGACCGCCGACAGCCCCGACGGCGTACTGGTGCTGCTTGACCTCGGGTCGGCGGTGCTGAGCGCGGAGATGGCGTTGGAGTTCCTCGACCCGTCGGTGGTCGAGCACGTGCGGTTGACGAGCGCGCCGCTGGTGGAAGGGCTGGTGGCGGCGGTCGTCACCGCCTCGACCGGGGCCTCTCTGGACACGGTCGCGACCGAGGCGCGGCGCGGACTGGCCGGGAAGCAGGATCACCTCGGCGATGCGGTGGTCGCCGAGTCGGCTCCGGCGGGTGCCGCTGACCGGAGTGTTGATGTGGTGGTCGGCAATGAGCACGGGTTGCACGCGCGGCCGGCGGCTCGGCTGGTCGGGTTGGTCAACGCGTACGACGCGACTGTCGTGCTCACTGATCTTGATACCGGGCGCGGACCGGTCGACGCGGGCAGTCTGAGCATGGTGGCGACGCTGAACGCTCAGCAAGGGCATCGGCTTCGGGTCGGTGCTAGCGGTGCTCAGGCCGCGGAGGTACTGGCCGCGATCGAGGCGCTGGCGGCGGAGAACTTCGGCGATGAACCGGTGCGGAAGGTGCCGGCCGCTGGTGGTTCCGGGCTGGATATCGCGATCGGGACGGCGGTGGTTGCCGGTGCTGAAGTGGACCTGGGTGATTATGTTGCTGGGGACAACGAAGTTGAGCGGATTGACGATGCTGTCCGGGCGGCCGGGGATGAGTTGCGCGGGATGCTGGACGGCGAGCATCGCGGGATCTTTGCGGCGCATCTCGCGTTGTTGAACGACCGTACGTTGCTCGGAGAGGTGCGGGCGGCGATCGAGGACGGGGTGTCCGCGCCGGTCGCCTGGAAGCAGACCTTTGACCGGTTGGCCGGAACCTTCGAGCAGCTTGAGGACGCTTACCAGCGCGAGCGCGCACAGGACGTCCGCGCGGTACGCGACCGGGTCCTGCGCGTACTGGCGGGGGCGGTGCGCCCGGCGCGTCCGCCCCAAACCGGTTCGGGGCGGGAAACTGCCTGGTTTGGGTGGGTGGGCCTCCCCGAACCGGTTTGGGAAGCCGGCGCAGCGGGGTCGGCGGACGCGGGGGAGGTTGCGGGGGCGATTCTGGTGGTGGGTGAGTTGGATGCGGCGACGGCGGCGTCGCTTGAGGTGGCGCGGGTCGCGGGGGTTGCGGTTCGGGCGGCGGGGACGACCGGGCATGGGGTGATCGTCGCGCGGTCGCGTGGGATTCCGCTGATCACGGGGATTGGCGACATCGACGTACCGGCCGGGGCGACCGTCGCGTTCGACGCCCGGACGGGGACGTTCGACCTCTCACCGGATGCCGACGCCGTCCGCGCCAGGATCGCGGAACGCAAGGACGAAAGGCGGCTCGCGGTCGAGGAGGCTGACCGGCCGGCGACCACCCGCGACGGTACGACGATCGACGTACTCGTGAATGTCGGCGCGGTGCCGGACGCGATCGACGTACGCGGCGCGAACGGCTCCGGCCTGGTCCGGACCGAGGTGCTGTTCGGCGACCGGCGTACGCCGCCGACCGTGGACGAGCAGGTCGAGGCGTACCGCGCGATCGCCGATGCGCTGGGCAACAAACCGATCACCATCCGCACCTGGGACATCGGCGGGGATAAGCCGTTGCCTTTCCTGCCGCAGGCGAAGGAAGCGAACCCGTTCCTCGGCGAGCGCGGGCTGCGGGTCTTCCGCCGACGCCCGGAGCTGCTGCGCGATCAGCTCGAGGCGATCCGGCGTACGGCGGCCGAGACGCCGGTGCATGTGATGTTCCCGATGGTGACGACCGCGGACGAGGTCGCTTGGGCGTTGGCGGAGCTCGGCCCGCGGGACGCGCTGGAGGTCGGCATCATGGTCGAGGTACCTGCTGCCGCGCTCCGGGTCGCGTCGCTCGCCCGGGAGCTCGATTTCGTCAGCATCGGCACCAACGACCTCACCCAGTACACGACCGCCGCTGACCGTACCAACACCTCGGTTGCCGCACTGGCTGACGGTCTGGACCCAGCTGTGCTCCAGCTGATCGACCACGTGGTCCGAACGGCCGGTGTGCGGGTGGCTGTTTGCGGTGACCTGGCCAGTGATCCACAGTCGGCAGTGCTACTCGCTGCACTTGGCGTGACCGAGCTGAGCGCTGTCGGTCCACAGGTACCTCTGGTGAAAGCACGGCTGCGGCAGGCCGACCTCAGCCAGGTCGACACTGCCGCAGTGCTAGCCGCGCGGGACGCGGATCAGGTACGCGGCTTGCTGTAG
- the dhaL gene encoding dihydroxyacetone kinase subunit DhaL, with protein sequence MGVESFVGWLRDVAGAMHENAGYLTELDSAIGDADHGANMDRGFQAVVAVLDESSFGSADELLKKAGMTLVSKVGGASGPLYGTFFLRFGTALAGVDPITPEAIGTALHAGVEGVLARGKAELGDKTMYDAWAPALDAYDAAVAGGADLGAALTAAAEAAAKGRDGTVPMVARKGRASYLGERSVGHQDPGATSSTLIVESAARTLR encoded by the coding sequence ATGGGAGTGGAGTCCTTCGTCGGCTGGTTGCGGGATGTTGCTGGGGCTATGCATGAGAATGCGGGGTATTTGACCGAGTTGGACTCGGCGATCGGGGATGCCGATCATGGGGCGAACATGGATCGCGGGTTTCAGGCGGTCGTGGCGGTGCTGGACGAGTCGTCGTTCGGGAGTGCCGACGAACTGCTGAAGAAGGCCGGGATGACGCTGGTCAGCAAGGTCGGCGGGGCGAGCGGGCCGTTGTACGGGACGTTCTTCCTGCGGTTCGGGACCGCGCTGGCCGGGGTGGACCCGATCACCCCGGAGGCGATCGGCACCGCGTTGCACGCCGGCGTCGAGGGCGTACTGGCGCGCGGCAAGGCCGAGCTCGGGGACAAGACCATGTACGACGCGTGGGCGCCGGCTCTGGACGCGTACGACGCCGCGGTCGCGGGCGGAGCGGACCTCGGTGCCGCGCTGACCGCCGCGGCGGAGGCGGCCGCGAAGGGCCGGGACGGGACCGTGCCGATGGTCGCCCGGAAGGGCCGGGCCAGCTACCTGGGCGAGCGGAGCGTCGGTCACCAGGATCCCGGCGCGACCAGCAGCACTCTGATCGTGGAGAGCGCGGCCCGTACGCTCCGATGA